The genomic DNA AATCATAAAGAAAGGGAGGTATGAAAAATGGAAGTTCGTCTTTCTAAAGAAGAAAATACTTCTTTACAAACGATTCAAACGAAGAACACATCGAAATGGATCATTAGCTATCGAAAACTGAAAAAAAATAAGATGGCATTTATCGGAGGGATTATCGTTCTTTTCTATATTTTAATAGCTATATTTGCCCCATTGTTAGCACCCTATAATCCATTTGATATTCAGTTAGTTAACAAATTACAACCACCATCTATGGAACATTGGATGGGAACAGATGATAAAGGCAGAGATATTTTAAGCCGCCTTTTACACGGGACACGCCTTTCATTACTTGTTGGATTTTCTTCTGTATTTATAGGGGCATTGTTCGGCATTATTCTTGGTATCATTTCTGGTTATTACGGTGGATGGTTTGACACAATCATTATGCGAATCATTGATATTATGCTAGCTTTCCCTGGTATTTTACTTGCTCTTGCCATTGTAGGCGCACTAGGACCAAGTCTTGTGAACGTAATTATCGCTATTGGCTTTTTCTCAATTCCTATGTTCGCTCGTATCGTTAGAGCTTCTACATTAACAGTAAAAAAATTAGAGTATATCGATGCTATAAGAGCACTAGGGGCAAATGATTTTACTATTATTATGAAACACATATTCCCTAACATCTTATCACCTATTATCGTCCAAGCTACTTTACGCTTAGCTACAGCAATTTTATCTGCAGCTGGATTATCATTTTTAGGACTTGGAGCGCAACCACCTTCACCTGAATGGGGTGCCATGTTAAGTAATGGACGCGACTTTTTATTTACCGCACCACATATTGCAATGTTTCCCGGAATCGCAATGTCTACACTCGTAATCGGTTTAAACATGTTTGGTGACGGATTACGTGATGCACTAGATCCGAGACTTAAAAAATAGAAAGGGGCATTATACATGCTAATGTTTATATTTCGTAGAATACTAC from Bacillus basilensis includes the following:
- the nikC gene encoding nickel transporter permease; the protein is MEVRLSKEENTSLQTIQTKNTSKWIISYRKLKKNKMAFIGGIIVLFYILIAIFAPLLAPYNPFDIQLVNKLQPPSMEHWMGTDDKGRDILSRLLHGTRLSLLVGFSSVFIGALFGIILGIISGYYGGWFDTIIMRIIDIMLAFPGILLALAIVGALGPSLVNVIIAIGFFSIPMFARIVRASTLTVKKLEYIDAIRALGANDFTIIMKHIFPNILSPIIVQATLRLATAILSAAGLSFLGLGAQPPSPEWGAMLSNGRDFLFTAPHIAMFPGIAMSTLVIGLNMFGDGLRDALDPRLKK